The following nucleotide sequence is from Nitrospira sp..
GGATCGGTGCATGGTCCGTATCATCACTACTGCAAGCCGATTTCCCCGGAAGTGCTGCAGTGTTTGTTGTTCGAGTCGACGGACGCCAACGCCTTGCTGACGGACATTGAATATTTCGTGGCAAAGTCCGTCTCGCGCGCGCATGTTCCGTTGGAGACGTGGAATAAGTATTACCACGACCACGAGGTAGAGATTGCCACAGGGCGGGTGCAGATTCTGGACATGCCGGAGGCGCAGGCGAAGGAAGTCGCTGCCATTGCGGCCAAAACCGACGGGATCATTTTTCATCTTTGGCCGGACGGAGCCAAGGCGCCGAACGGTCAGGTGGGGCATCCCCAGTCTGTGGGCCACAAGCATCGCACTGAATAGCCGGAGCGACGCAGATCCATCGGGCGGAGGGGTAGTCCCCCTCCGCCTGTGCTGTTTCTGATGAAAGGGAGACGCTGCGATGGATGCTGGACGTGTATGCATGATGGGATGGCTCCTGCTCGGCGGGGTATCGGTTGGCTGGGCGTCGAATTCCGAAGTGTTGCGACCGCGTGTTCCGATCGATCAGATCGAGGCGGCCAGGACTGTAACCAATCCCTTTCCTGTGACGCCGGAAATGCTTCAGCAGGGAAAAGCGCTCTTTGAAGGTAAAGCGTTCTGTCGCGCCTGCCACGGGGCGGACGGGAAAGGGCTCGGAATGGATTTGGATTATTCCACCTTCAAGGGACCGCTCCCACGGAACTTTACTGATAAGCTATGGCAGCAGTCCAGGACGGACGGTGAACTGTTCTGGATTCTGAAAAACGGGAGTCCCGGGACGGATATGGCTCCGTTTATTCCACTCGTTCTGACCGAGGAGGAGGCCTGGCAAGTCCTCATGTATGTCCGTTCTTTCGGTGGGCGTTGACGTGTGAGCGCCGCACTCACGGTTTCAGTGTTGTCGATAGGCTCGGTTCCTTGCGGGCGCCGTATTTGTCTGGATGCCGCAGGGTTGACGCGCTGAGACAGCTGAATGATCGGCATTGATCGAAGTGGGGGCGCTGTATTCGGACGATGTATCTGACTGGTTTGTTACGCGGTGCCTTGCATCATCAAAGGATCTCAGCCAGCCGACGATCATTCCCCTTCCCCATATCACAAGATGTTGCCGGGGAGTTTCTTGATGTTCGGCGTGTCTCAATGACAGCCTTTGGCCAGACCGAATGCTCGATGAACGACCAGCGTCGTCAAGACCGGTGACAGTATGTTTAGTCACGGAACTGATCGGTTGCAGGCGAGAAGGCGTCGACTTCTGGTTGGATTGTCTTGTGTGCCTGGTGCGGGGTTCTCCTTGAGTCCTGGGTAGGTCTCTCGACGGAAAGAACTTTGCTAGTGATAGTCGACGGGCCTTCAATCCTGCAGTCGTGATTCTCTGGTACCAACACCTCTGTCGGGCCACAGCATCGACTTTGGGTTGGGTTGTGAGGACAGGCGTTGGTGACAGTGTTGTTGAGATGCTAGGAGGTCAG
It contains:
- a CDS encoding DUF1264 domain-containing protein; this translates as MRNAILMFGLCAAALTAAGCAETAHEMKSSSSAAPAAAKAAKGMPTPAQGYTIHVMAPHKFEDGSVHGPYHHYCKPISPEVLQCLLFESTDANALLTDIEYFVAKSVSRAHVPLETWNKYYHDHEVEIATGRVQILDMPEAQAKEVAAIAAKTDGIIFHLWPDGAKAPNGQVGHPQSVGHKHRTE
- a CDS encoding cytochrome c, producing MDAGRVCMMGWLLLGGVSVGWASNSEVLRPRVPIDQIEAARTVTNPFPVTPEMLQQGKALFEGKAFCRACHGADGKGLGMDLDYSTFKGPLPRNFTDKLWQQSRTDGELFWILKNGSPGTDMAPFIPLVLTEEEAWQVLMYVRSFGGR